Genomic window (Capsicum annuum cultivar UCD-10X-F1 chromosome 10, UCD10Xv1.1, whole genome shotgun sequence):
atacaacaataacaacaacataccccagTGCATTCCCACGAACTGGGGTTTGGGGAGgctaaagtgtacgcagtccataccactaccacaGATGAAGTaaagagactgtttccgatagacccccggccatacaaacatgaaatattatcaaataaATGAGAATAACTTCGTCAGTGGCGGAATAAGAGAAAATTAAAGGAGATACCTCTCTAGGGTTGTTATGCACAATTTCCGCAGCCTTTTGATTGCTTAAGAGTTCCCACAGACCATCAGAAGCAAATATAAGAAATCTATCACGCCGTTGTAGCTTTCTTGAACATATAGATGGATCAGCACTTAGTACTGGCCGCCTAAGAGGTTCTTTAAGGTGGAATTTTCGGTACTCTGGACCAAGAGCGAATTCCGGCTTCTTCAGATATGCATCTCCAATTGATCTAGATACCTAAAAGATGCAAAGACAAACATAAAGGAGACAAATATAACTAATCAAAAACAGGCCTACGGATTTGGAGAATTACATGAAATCAACCAGGAAAAGGTATGGTGAGAAAATGAACAAGGAGAGCCAAgcttaaaacatgaatactgcATACTTATTTTAGACAAGTAGAATAAGTCGAAATAATATATAGCAGTAGAATCACTTGCAATATAAAAGATCTACGTAAGACATTGGAACCAATGAGATTCTTGATGTAGCAACTATCATGAAAGTCAAAAGTAATATACATTAAAACACAAAGGCTTGTTAAAAGGCCGAGGCAGATATAGTTCTATTCAGTATATTTGGATGTACCTAACAGCTTATTTGGGTTGTCACTATAACGGTAGATCACTTCTCGAGGTGACAAAACGGAACTTGATAACACTAAGGAGTATGATGAAAAACTAGATTGCTTTTGATTAAAAAGAACGAGCATCTATCATGAGATGTCGgaacataaaaattcaaaatggcaCATAATTAACAAGTTTGTGttcaatattatatttaaaagcaAACCTGTATAATGCCTTTAACACGCCATGCTCCATTGACATTAGCTACAATGCATGAATCGTCTGGGTGCGACGACATCAATTCCTTCCTAACCTTCTCGATACTGGCATTATGATCCTCAGTCAATTGTTCAGCGACAATCTTATTGAATATTCCTTTATGACCTAATACTGCTCTAGAGTCCCCGAGGTTAGCAACATATAATGTCCCTTTCCAGATAACACCAACCAAACAGCAGCACCCATTTTTCGCAATTAATGGTGTAATACCAAATGCCCTTCTCACATGCGAAAGGAAGCCGTCTTCAGTTGCAGCGAAGGCAGTTTTAAGGACTTCTTCATCTATTGTTCCATTTTCTCGAGCAAGCTCTGTAAAAAAAAACCGTGTTTAGACCTGCATGGCCTGAAAATTCTCAAGTAATAAATGAAACAACAGAAGAAATTAGGAAAAAGGGGGTCTTATTCATCACAACAACAAGTCAAGAAGACATTCATCAAAGCAATTAGCCAACACAAAACAACCAGTCAGAAGAGATGGAACGGTAAGTTAGCAGATGATATTATTGTTACCCTGCAACGCTTTAGTGAAGTAGACAAATAATAGTTTGATACCGTAAGACTACCCCAAATATCAGTCTGCAGGCTAAGATAGTCTGGCTATTAAAAGGTGCTTGCGTTGTATTCTACTGATGATGTTTACACTTCCCATTTAAACATAGCATTCCTTTCAATTTCAGAAGAAGAGAGACTAAGAATACTTGTATGTTGCTTTCCACCATCAAGAGTACCAAAAAGATGATCATGTTTCTCTATGTCACTGTTCGTGCCTCCGAAAAAACTTCCTATAAACTAAAAGCAATTGGTCTACAGCAACACATAAAGGAGAAACAAAAGTCTAAGCTCTCAGAGAGTTGCAAGACCCTTATATTAGTGACAACTGAAACCTTCTTTCTACCATACACTTACTAACACAGCTACAACATGCACTATAGCTGACATAAACAGAACAGAAAAATGTCGCAACTCTGCCATATACTCAAGAAAATCACTACGAATATCTTTTCTTCCAAAACATGAAATCATAAATTGCTGTTATGAAGAAGTTAAATTTGCAATGCAAAGGAAAAAGCACACCATATGAATATCATTTCTTCCAAAACATGAACTGTCAAATGTCACATACTCGAGAAAATCACAATCAATATCCTTTCTTCCAAAACATGAAATCATAAATTGCTGTTATGAGGCAGTAAATTTGCAATGCAGAAGAAAAAACACACCATATGAATATCATTTCTTCCAAAACATGAACTCTGTCACATGTCACATACTCGAGAAAATCACAATGAATATCATTTCTCCAAAACATGAAATCATAAATTACTGTTATGAGGCAGTAAAATTTGCAATGCAAAGGAAAAACACACCATACAATATCATTTCTTCTAAAACATGAACCCTGTCACATGTTATAGACTCGAGAAAATCACTATGAATATCATTTCTTCCAATACTTGAAATCATAAATTGCTGTTATGAAGCAGTAAAATTTacaatgcaaagaaaaaaaacaccATATGAATATCATTTCTTGCAAAACGCGAACACTGTCACATGTTACAGACTCAAGAAAATCACTATGAATATCATTTCTTCCAAAACTAGAAGTCATAAGTTGCTGTTATGAGACTTTAACATTTACAATGCAAAGCAAAGAACACCATAAATTCCATTGTCAAAGACTGTGAAAAGATACGGCAGttgggtctaactcaaccccaaaaacTAGCTCGTGAGGGGAGGATTACCCAACTCCGTATAAGCAAACCACCAGTCTAATTCAACAATCAATGTCAGACTCTTAACAGACGGCAACAACCATTTTGAAAATAAGTACATCAAAAAGCAAGGCAATAAAGAAACTTGATCTCACTCATTAAATCCACGAAAAGGTGATCACGGACAAATTTTGCAGCCTCAATGCCACCATGGCCATCATAAATCCCAACGAAAGTACCTTCGCTACTCGTATCAACCAAGCTATAATCTTCACATTCTTTATTACCCTGTACTACAGCAAAAGAAAACTCCCCACATGAATGTTTCTCAAGGTCTCTAAACCATAGCAATGGATCATCTTCACCTCCTATAACATCATCTTCATCCTTGCTCATTGGGACATATCGACTTAAAGGTCGCCAACAAGCTGATAGCCAAGAACACATCCTTCATTTCCTTCTTACACTCCAAAAACTGTTAAATGGTCAGCTAAAAGCTGATCAAGCATTCCAACTAGCCAACTACAAATGCACCCCGAAACTCCAATCTTTCAAAAGAACACTAAAATTTCAATCAAAGAATCCGACAACAGACCAATAAAAGTTCTTGAATAATCAATCAACACGAACCCCAGAAGCCAAAAATGCCCagaaacacaaaattcagttttTCTGAATTCAAACAATCAACACTAAAGTTTCAATCTTGATAAACTAACCCCCAACAAAGAATTCAAGAACATACACAACATAAAATTCAAGAAACCCCCACCTCTATTCTCACATCAACAGTAAAATAAAACCCCACACGAACCCAGATTTCagttttcttgaatttcaaaCAAACAGCACTAAAAATCCAATCTTGATCAAACAACTACACTAaatccaaaaccaaaaaatacCCAGAAACAGAAAATTTAAGAACCCCACTTTCTGTTTTCACATCAAAGCCATAAAGGGTCCGAACAAAACACAACAGAAACACCAAAACCAACACACAACTGATCAATGTAGAttgaaaatagattttttttcttagaGCTGATTGCAGTTGTTTGTTGAGAAGGTTTatagggtgggggtggggtggcgTGCGGGGTGGGGGTGCAGGTGATTTTGTATTACAGACAAGAGAAAAGTTCTACTTCCCCCGGACAAGAAGGGGTGGCAGTTGTATGTAGGCCCTCACTCTGTACAAATTTATACTCTCCCACCCATAGAATTGCCGTCGTTGTTTAACTGGACacatattattttttagaaaaaagtttcATATAAGTTGAAACAGATAgtgtataaaataaaaataaatactctcttcgtttatttTACTTGTCGTGTTTGGATGCTCAagaattaatttgattaaattatgaaattaaattgaattaaattaagagactattttgaaattaaaactttGATATTTCAGACAAATTgtcttttatatctttttttagaCTGTATTTTATCTTGAGACGATGATTTATTACAAACAATTTATCTACCTTACTTTTGAGGTAATGATACGAACTGTGTATATTCTACTTTTTTCAAACTCCACTATACAAAAATACACGATATATTGTCGTTGTATCCTCAAaagttcaacaacaacaacttatCAAGTGGTTCTCACAAAGTAAGGTTTGAAGCGCATAGAGTGTACGCAGTTTATACAACTacctcaaataaagaaaagaggtTGCTATATTCGAAAGTTACTCGAAAAGTTATAAATTACAATTTCTCTtgtattaatatattaaaaatatacatCTTATATTATTGACTCTCGTAAAACAAAACGTGATAAATGAAAacgaatagaaaaataaattttatgtactattatattataattacaatttataataAAAGATGAATTGAACACCTCAAAAGTTATGTTATATCTTGCTTAGCAATGCATCATGTAGTTACTTTGATGACACATCTTATTCTTAAAGGGGtttattttcttctatatatattttataaatttttaattaatgtaGTTAGCATAAGAATAAAGATGTAAGTAATTTTCAATAAAGtggttgaaaataattaaattttaaataagattaaaataataaagttctTTCGTAATTGTGAAATTGagatacaaacaacaacaacaacaacaaacccagtgtattcccactttgtggggtctgggggggtaagatgtacgcagtccatacctctacctctgatgaagtagaaaggctgtttccgaaagacccccggctcaagttacgagatatcaaacaaacacatagtacagcacagaagcagatgacataacatagatactgcagccataaggaatataaaacagagtaaagcaggaatgcaggaatataaagcagaggaaagcacacagattcgtaacaaacatagaacacggaacacggaacagaacattgaatacggaatcataccaggaatacacccccaccaattacctccctacattagcgacccgaacaggccctaatcctctgccgtaattcgcgtcttccagaccttcctatctagggtcatgtcctcggtaagctgtaactgttccatgtcccgcctaatcacctcaccccagtacttcttcggtctacccctaccccgtctaaaaccatccaacgctagcctctcacacctacggaccggggcatccatgcccctcctcttcacgtgtccgaaccatctcaatcgtgcttcccgcatcttacactccactgaagtcaccccaaccttctcccggatagtctcattccgagctctatcccttcgggtcagtccacacatccagcgcaacatccgcatttctgccaccttcattctttgggtgtgggagttcttaactggccaacactccgctccatacagcaaggccggacggactaccaccctatttTAATACATCATAGTTATTAAGTAGGTGGGAGATTATAAGTATCTTGTAAAATTAATTGCGATTTGTATACATTAATTCAAACATTGTAATTATCAGATTGATGGAAGATAGCAGGTAAATCGTGAAAATAATCTAGATGTTCATATTTAATCCAAACGATATTGTTACATGAAAAAAGGTAGATGTAGATATGTaccaaaaaattacaaatattttctgtatcttaatttatatgatatgatacatttttatatttatatatttaaaacaaattcacaacatttattgaaaaaataaaaagtatggtTGTTAGGtgtaaaagattaatttaagaaaTGAAGTGTTTGCTCATAATGTCTTGTCAATGTTGACGTAAATCTTAAGAAATTATTTAGATCAGAACATCAGTTAAATgcaatttattatataataaagatGGAATTAAATAAAACTTATAAAAAGTTTTGTAATCATAGTCATTTAATAAACATGAATGTCAATTTGCATGTTAAGTGAGTGTATTGACTTctatttaatcttatttttattaCAAAGAAGTCAAGAAGTTGCATATGGTCAATGCAAGgctctttttatttttctgtttctttttttaattaacataagaaaaaaaaaacctaattAGATATATAAAGTATCTCGAATTCACGTAGAGTTCAGGGAAGGACTGCATCTCATAAAAGAgcaataaaataaagagaaaaatgttcaaaatatatgtaaattttgacaaaatttgcTGTAACACGCCTCAACTTTACAAGGGTTCTATGACCCCCTTGATTATTTATCATCGTAtttttgtggcatatatttgCCTAGTTGGACCACTGCGTGAATACACACACTAAGCGCACGAGGGTCTGAAGTAGTCCAACTGAACAAATATatgatatataaatatgataataaatagtCTAGCGGGTCATAAGACTCCCACAAAGTTGAGacatgttacaacaaatttcatcaaatttaaatACTAATAGACAATCAACAATAgaggatttatattttttattttttcttaaaaataataacCTCGACTAATTTCACGGAGTATTCATTACTTTTCATGTCTAAAAAAACAAAGAACTTTCCTATCAAATAAGTTAAGCACAAGTGACTCGTGAAGAACTTTATAGTCTATAGtgctatcaagaaccaattttcaCCTACATTACCTTATCCaagaaaaagaaccaaaaaaaagtgaaagagacTTGTGACagaaacatacaaaatatatacgtTACACTTTGCGAGATTTCTTTCATATAGTCTTATCGTATATTTTTGCAAACAGTTATTTTCATAGCTTAATTTTATGATCTTTTAATCATATGATGATAACTTTACTAACTTTGCGTATGATGtgacaacaatatatatatatatatatactatgatttaaaaaaatcaacaaaactgAGGTTGACTTTAATGTTGGTTGGAAAgtgaaaagaagaaaatgaaagcaACAACTGACGTGGATTAATATTTAAGttgaataagaatgaaaaattttATGGTGGGAGAGGTGTGTCAAGTCATTTTTATATGAGGGCTTTAATTATTGACAAGTGTATATTATGGGATCACTTCTTTTAATtttcctctaatttttttttctttttagtttgtttacTTAAAACCTTTGATAGCACATCATTAGCAATtactatttctttcttttcaaataaaaccctctttttgactttatttaatACTTGatgtttaattataaaaatttcagttactacataaaattttaaaaagcactcataatttattttttgtatttaagggataatactcacaaaatatttgaactttgattgaattttcagttgagtatattgaactttgcgggggttctATTACTCCCTAGaccttttttttcgtattttaattgCATATATCTGTCCACTTGGACACATGTAAATAATACTCGCGCTAGTAGACGTGTAACATGAAATCCACCAGCCGCCAAGACTGGATATAAAGTTTCGGGGGgaattaaatccactttaaaaagtctaggggtagacccccacaaagttcagtatattcaactaaaaatccggtcaaagttcaggtatttttataattattatccCCATATTTAATGTATGTTTTAGAAAAATTAGTTAACTTTGGTGAttttgctaaattttaaaaaattgagagcataggattaaaattttaaataaaataaatatatatatatttttaatttcactGTGAAGTGCATACTAAATAGCATAACAAGTTAGATTGAAAGAATTAATAACGTTCTGTAATTagtattttgataattaattCATTAAAGTCATTCCCAATGAACAAggatagaaataaaaatacaaatattaagtTTTAACCATTAAGTTATTGTATAAGAATAAATATGCGTTAAAATGACAATcctttcattttctttcattttaaaaaCATAGTACACAAAGTACCACGACACTAAATATGAATatacagaaaaaaaaaatgaatagtgTACCgaacaataaaccaaaaaaataaattaatgactTCATATTGAGAAAAAGTCAAAATTCaacttattatattttattacaaCAACACCACCAATTCAGTAAATTTCACAAGTAGAGTGTGAAGAGATTTGAATGTATATAGATTTTACCTGTATTTCGTTAAAGTAGAGAGGTCTATTACATTTTATTAATATGATAAATTTTAATTTggcaaataaaaaattcaaacataaataacTGACTAATAATCagacatatatatgtattaacaTAACACAGAGAAGAAAAATGTATGACTGAAGATAAAATAACCgagagaaaataaatatatgattgAACATAATGCAATTGAGTAAAAGGagaaatttatgaataaaaagtGATCAACAAAATAAGTAGAAAGATTAAAAGtgtaaggggtcgtttggtagagtgtattgacaaaaataatgcatgtattaattaatgtgtattatgaaTACTTTATTTGGTACAATTTTTAGTCAATGTATAAGTAATAaggcattagttatacactctattgtgtattaaggtgtgtattattaataccgtccattttctatgtattagtaatgcaaagtttttaatacatgcattaacttattaaatgaccttaatacccctcaatttttctctcaaaatatttcaccattctttttcccgccactttaatttgcaatagtgaatttttttaaaacatttcacaatttttttccccaccattttaatctacaacaatgaataattgatttaaataattgtaacatatttttgttttgcttcgaaggtctttaaaaagattaaaaaaaattgagactatttcttaattttacgtcttatattttatttttgtttcgattATGTTAATCCGTTGGCATAATATTTCATGCGCAAAaacgaaggtcttgcaattaatccgaaaactctatatactagttcaacaatactaattatatttgagatgacaaaaaaattttattgcaaaaaagtgtacaaaatcaaagaagggtatttttataaataaacatttcttttatagaaattatgtaagactattatttcttatacatcaaaccaaacaatgtataagaaataatacacgcataactaatacaagcataaataatacaaacattattaatacaagtattactaatacactatattttacatcgatcttatacactctaccaaccGACCCCTAAAAAAGGAAAATCGGACTAACATTGGAGAGAGGAAAGAAAAACGAGAGAGAGAGGCCATGGGAGTGGGCCCACATCTTCTTTTTTGCTTGTAAAATAATTACCCTCTTACGCCAAGTCATATTTGTGCCTCTTCCACCATAAAATTTTCCGAATAAGAATATGCCAAATGTCAGAAATTTGTCATCTTGTATGTTTGGATTGTTCTTATATGTAAACATAGGAGCAATGTTGTACAATCTGTTTTTTAAGTTATATTTGTTAAAAATTTCGTATTTGAGTCCTGAATATAAAAAAGTTGCTTTCTTCGAGGAGTGTGATGCGAAGTCCCTCCTCCAAAAGAAAGTGGGGCGAGCACAATGATTAGGTATCTCGTACTGGAGTCGTGAGTATGTCTTCATCCTTATTAATTGAAGGTTTTGGGTTCGCGCATTGAGTATAAAATTGCCTTTGTTAGGGAGCAGTGATGGATCCAACCAAGGCCTCTCGGGTTCGGCAAATCCAGTGCTTTGGATCAAACTTTATATATAcgtgctaaaaataaatatataaagttaGATATACGTTTAGAACTTACAATGTCTAAATTCTGAATCCGCTAGCTGTTAATTAGTGCCAATTCTTAATGAAGTTCCCATCCCATCCTTCTTGATCATCATTCATCAATCCAAGACacaaaaaaaacttaattacaaacaataacaacaacaacattctcAGTATATTTCCACAAACTGGGGTCTGGCGAgagtaaagtgtacgcagtcaaTATCACTATCTCAAATGAAGTAgcgagactgtttccgatagactgaCACAAAAGaacttattaagaaaaaattttgtTCATCCACTCAATACAATTTGTAGACtaaaagggcagtccggtgcactaaaactcccgctatgcgcagggttcgGGGAAGAGCCCTACCAGAAGCAGAGGCGAAGCCAGGATTTTAGGTCGGTGGGTTCAGAATTTTAAGACAAAGAGGTTCGAACCCACGTCTTTGTGGTGGAAGACATTTTACTCTCACCTCTCCTCCGCTGTACCAGCGTCCTATGTTTGTACGTGAGTTCGcagctatattttttttatattatttctgaattttatagGATAAATACAGAGT
Coding sequences:
- the LOC107843952 gene encoding probable protein phosphatase 2C 43 — translated: MCSWLSACWRPLSRYVPMSKDEDDVIGGEDDPLLWFRDLEKHSCGEFSFAVVQGNKECEDYSLVDTSSEGTFVGIYDGHGGIEAAKFVRDHLFVDLMKLARENGTIDEEVLKTAFAATEDGFLSHVRRAFGITPLIAKNGCCCLVGVIWKGTLYVANLGDSRAVLGHKGIFNKIVAEQLTEDHNASIEKVRKELMSSHPDDSCIVANVNGAWRVKGIIQVSRSIGDAYLKKPEFALGPEYRKFHLKEPLRRPVLSADPSICSRKLQRRDRFLIFASDGLWELLSNQKAAEIVHNNPREGIARRLIVSALDEAATRRKLKYDDIKKYDKGDRRLIHDDITVVVIFIDHEMLKGKQPVPELSVRGLIDNHGPSEFNIVQEVATMKTNFHK